ATCGTCTCGCAGTGACTTGCGGAGCCTGCGTATCTTTCGCCGCGACGGCTGACCGATGGTGGCGTACTCGGGAACCGCCTCAGGCCTGATGTACAACGGGCTGAGGAAACGGCGGCTCGATGGCAGGTACGGCGAGGGCTCAACCGGCGCGGCAGCCTGGGGTGCGTGCAGAGGATTGACCAGCACAAAACCGGCCTGCTGCTCACTGCCCGCCCAGGTGGCCAGATCCGCCAGGTCGGTGAAGTCCCCCATCCCCCAGGAATGCTTCGACGTGACACTGTAGAGCTGAGCGGCGTATCCCCACGTGCGATTGCCACGCATCCCCGATGGAAAACCCACGAATTTCGGAGTAATTATCAGCGCAGCAGAAGTGGTGCCCTCAGTGGATAGCGCCTCCAAGCGGTGGTAGCCCAGTGGCAGATCTGCCAGTTCGAAACTGGCCTCACCGCGGAGCTGGCCAGAGACTTCACGGTCTGAGATCCAGTTCTCCACCTGCGCCGCAGAACGTCTTTCACCACTTTCTAGAACGACATCGAGCGACACGTCCGAGCCAGCAGGAACATGCACGTCGATCCGCGCTACCTGTCCCTCTTCCACAACGGTGCAGGGCGGCAGCACACGCAGCCAGCGCTGCTCATCAAGCCAGGCCAGCGCCTCACCACAGGATTCCGGAGTATCGGCCCTTATCCCCATCGCCTGGAGGACCGCGGTAACGGTGGCCTCCGATATGAGCGCATGGTTTCCTTTCCAGTCCCAGAACTCCCGGGCTATTCCCAGGCGTTCCGCGAGCTCATCCAACTCAGCGGTCAGGTGTGACAAGGTTTCATTCCTCCTGGCTGGACAAAAGTCATTTCTTGACGACGATGGTCCCTGCCATCATGTCATGTACGGTCTGTTTCTTCTGCGTGAACAACGGCATCAGATAGCTGACCACGGGCAAGAACACCACGGCTCTGCCGATGAGACCGATGACCTCGACCCCAACGGCCCTGATGATGGAACGCCAGAGCCCGGGGGTCCGCTGGGAGGGGTCGCTGGCACGAGTGACGCGGATGCGCATGATCATTTTGCCGACGGTACCTCCGCAGACAGCGACGAGCACAGCCCGATAGATGACTCCCAGCACAGTGATGACAAGCATCGCGGGCTGCATCTCAGCGGTCAGCGCATCCAGGGTCTCGGATGAGTAGTACTGGCTGGCCCTGATCATCTCGTACATCCAGGCTTGCAGCCGTTCGAGGCTCCCCGGCGCGAATGCCTCAGCGACGATCTGGGAGGGGATGGCCAGCACCAGAGCATCGAGCAGAGTCGCAGCACACCGCGACCACCAGCCGGCATATCTGCTCCTGTCCTGAGAACGTCCCGGGGCATTGCCGTAGCTGCTCTGAGCCGCTGGCCTGCTGTTGGGGCGAGTGACACTGGACCAGGTGGCGCCATCCCAGTAGCGTTCATCGCCAGAACCAGCCGGATCGGGATACCACCCAGCGGACGGCTGTGAGGCGGAGTACTGCATGGCCACAAGGATGCCATCCAGGGTCAACGGGCACCACCGGGGTCATGCCAGTGTCACTCACCCGCTTCAGTCCCTCAAGGCCTCGGAACACGTGGCACAGCGGCAGCGGGCGGCCCGTCACGCCGCTGGAGGCATCTGGCCGGGCCCTGGGCATCGTGCGTTCCCGACGGCATAGGATTGAGGATCATGAGCGAGCTTTCCCCCGGTTCCCAGACAGTCCTCGACGAACGCACCGAGCTCAGGGACTCCGACGACCATGAACGCTTCAGCCACTATGTCCCCAAGAACAAGCTGGTCAAGGCCATGGTGACCGGGACACCCGTGGTCGCCTTGTGCGGAAAGGTATGGGTGCCCTCACGTAACCCGGAAAAGTACCCAGTGTGCCCAGAGTGCAAGGAGATCTGGCAGTCCATGAAGCCGGGTGATCCGGAAAACTGACGGGCTGGCGGGCTTGGGGACCTCACCGGTGAGATGTCGTCGAGACGACTCCCGGGGCCAGCCCTTCACACGAAAACTGCGGCCCGGGAATACCCCGGGCCGCAGGATTGGTCAGTAGCGGTAGTGGTCGGACTTGAACGGCCCGTTGACCGGAACCCCAAGATAATCGGCCTGCGCCTGCGTCAGGGTGCTGAGCTCCACCCCCAGGGAGGGCAGGTGCAGCCGCGCCACCTCCTCATCCAGGTGCTTCGGCAGCAGATAGACGCCCGGCGGATAGGCGTCCGTCCGGGTGAACAGCTCCATCTGGGCCAGCACCTGGTTGGTGAAGGAATTGCTCATCACGAAGGAGGGATGGCCTGTGGCGTTGCCGAGGTTCAGCAACCGTCCCTCGCTGAGCACGATCACCGCATGGCCGTCCGGGTAAATCCACTTGGCGACCTGCGGCTTGATCTCGACCTTCGTCACGTCATCCCGCGCGGCGAGCCCAGCCATGTCGATCTCGTTGTCGAAATGGCCGATGTTCCCGACGATGGCCTGATGCTTCATCTGCGACATATGTTCCTCAAGGATGATGTCGCGGCCTCCCGTGGCGGTGACGAAGATGTCACCGATGCCCACCACCGACTCAAGCCGCGCCACCTGGAACCCATCCATCGCGGCCTGCAGGGCGCAGATCGGATCGACCTCGGTGACGATCACACGAGCCCCCTGGCCCCGCAGCGACTCCGCGCAGCCCTTACCCACGTCGCCGTAGCCGCACACCACCGCCACTTTGCCGCCGATCAGCACGTCAGTAGCCCGGTTGATGCCGTCGATCAGGGAGTGGCGGCAGCCGTACTTGTTGTCGAACTTGGACTTGGTCACCGAGTCATTCACGTTGATGGCCCCGAACAGCAGGTTGCCGCCGCGGTGCATCTCATAGAGGCGATGAACCCCGGTGGTCGTCTCCTCAGTGACCCCGAGGATACCCGCGGCCAGGGCCTCGAAATCCAACTCTCCCAGCGCCTCCCTGAGCGCTGCCTTCAGGGCCAGGGCCTCCTCTGAGTCCGTGGGCTCATCGATGGGCACGGCCCCGGCACGCTGTGCCGCAACCCCCTCATGGACAAACAGGGTGGCGTCGCCGCCGTCGTCAAGGATTAGGTTGGGACGCTTCTCCCCTGGCCAGTCAAGAATCTGGCGGGTGCACCACCAGTATTCCTGCAGCGTCTCCCCCTTCCAGGCGAACACAGGCACGCCCTTCGGATCGTCAGGGGTGCCATCAGGACCAACGACAATCGCCGCCGCCGCATGATCCTGGGTTGAGAAGATATTGCAGGATGCCCAGCGAACCTCTGCGCCGAGCGCCACGAGGGTCTCAATGAGCACCGCGGTCTGGACAGTCATATGGATTGACCCGGCGATACGCGCCCCCGCCAAGGGCTGGGAGGCTGCGTATCGCTCGCGCATGGCCATCAGGCCAGGCATCTCATGCTCAGCGAGGGTGATCTCCTCACGGCCAAAACCGGCCAGGGACAGGTCTGCTACACGGAAATCGAACGTCACGCCCCGGAGTCTACGCCCGCAGCCAGATGCGTCAACGCCAGGTCGTATCCCCTCAGCCCGCACCCAACGATGATGCCCGCAGCCTTGGCAGACAGGACGCTGTGATGCCGGAAATCCTCACGGGCATGGACATTCGAGATATGCACCTCCACATAGGTGACGAGCGCAGCCGCATCCGCCACCGCATAGCTGTAGTGGGTCCACGCCCCTGCGTTGAGCACACAGGACACGCCAGCATCGGCGGCCTCATGGAGCCATTCGATGTAGCGGCCCTCATAGTCAGTCTGCCGCACCTCCACCTCAAGCCCGACCCCACGGCCGTACTCCACCAGGTGAGCGGCCAGATCCGCGTGGGTGGTGTGCCCATAGACCTCAGGCTGACGCCTGCCGAGCCGCCCGAGGTTGGGTCCGTTCAAGACATACGCCGCGCGCATCTGATCCCCTCTCACGCCTGGGTCCCACCCAGGCCGATACCCAGATAGGTGGCTGCGTAACGTCCCTGGAGAAGGAGGGTGACGTAACGCTCCACGTCGGAGGCGCCCAGCTCCGCGAGGCCAGAGGTGATGTGACACACCCGTACCCCGATGTCATTGGCCAGGCGGGTCAGCCGCCGGGCTGTCTCGGTCATCGGCTCCGGTACCTGATCCGCGTCGAGGAGAAGCAGCGCGGGATAGCTCTCAGCCTGCTGCTCGAACGGATCGGTGAACACGTCGCGCCGCGGCGAGTTGCACAACACCGCTTCAAGTTCCTCTGCGTCGGCGGCCAGTGCCAGGCGCCCACTGGCTCTGCGCAGAGTCTCAGCGATTCGCCTGGATGCACGTCCAGCGAGTGTCGTGCCACCCCACACCAGCGGGAAGGAGTCGGCCAGCCCGACGGCGAGGTCCTTACCTGGGTTGTCTCCCAGGGGACGGCCAGGTGAGCAGCGGGCTGCAACGCTGTCAGCGGCGGCCGCGGCAAGCTCCACATCCACCGCAGGCCCCAGTTCCAGCTGCCCTAGCAGTGCCAGCACCGCGATGGCAGCCGCCATGGGATCGTCGTGTGGCGTCGGCAGGTGAGTAGTCAAGGGCCCTGCCCCCGCCGCCGCCAGCGCGGATTCAGCCGGGGCAGCGGCGATGATCGTGGCCCCCCTGCGGACGGCCTCCGCCAGGCAGCGGACCTCCCAGGCCGGTGCGTCATGGGAGCCCAGCGCAACCACTAGGTCGAGTGGCCCCAGCCAGGCCGGAAGGGCAGGGCCGGGCCACGCGGTGAAGGGCACGGGACAGGTGGGCTCCAGAACGGCCCGGACCAGGCGCGCCTCCGCGCCCAGCACCAGCACCCCGCGTGGCCGGTCAGCCCGGGCCAGCCGTCCGACAGGCTCGCTCAGCGCAGCCCACCGGATACGAGCGCCCGCGGAAGCGAGCCACCACAGAGAGTCGTTGTCCACCAGATCATCCGCCTCAAGACGGGCATCGTCGAACCACCGCTGGGACATGGGAGACCTCACAGGGTGCCGCGGGCCTGATCGACCAGGAGAACGGGGATGCCGTCCTCCACGGGATAGGTTAGTCCACAAGTGGCAGAGGTACACACCAGCTCGGAGCGGTCATAGTCAACGGCGAACTTGGCGTGGCAGGCCGGGCAGGCGGCGATGGCCAGGAACTCCGCGGAAAGATCCATGGCGGCTTCACTCATCGGCTTCTCCTTCATCGGCACGGACGATGGCGAGCACCTCGTCACGCAACTGGGTCATGGTGTGGGTGTCGCGTGCCTCAACGTTCAGCCGAAGCAGAGGCTCTGTGTTGGATGGGCGCAGGTTGACCCACCATCCAGCTTCGGGATCACGGATTGTCAGGCCATCCCAGTATTCGATTTCCCCCCGTCCTTCGAAGGCTGCGGCGATCAGCTCCATGCTCGCCTGATGGTCGGTCACGGTTGAGTTGATCTCGCCCGACCGCTGGTAGCCGTCGAAACGGGCGGCGAGGCCTGACAGCGTGCCGGCGGAGACACGCAGCTGCTCCAGGACATGAAGGGCTGCGAGCACCCCGGTGTCTGCTCCCCAGAATTCACGGAAATAGTAATGCGCGGAGTGCTCGCCGCCGAAAATAGCATTTTCACCTGCCATGAGCGACTTCACAAAGGTGTGCCCGACTCGCGAGACCTGCACCCGGCCGAGTCCTGCGACCGCGTCGGCGACCGCCTGCGAGGTGATTGCGTTGACGACGACGACTCCCCCGGGTTCCTTGGTGAGTTCAGCCACCGCGATCATCGCGGTGATCACGGAGGGATCCACCACCTTGCCCCGCTCGTCAATCAGGAAGCATCGATCCGCATCACCGTCGAAGACCAGCCCGAGATCGGCTTCGTGCTGGCGCACCGCAGCCTGGGCATCCGCCAGATTCTCCAGCTCCAGGGGGTTTGCCGGATGATTCGGGAAGCTGCCGTCTGGTTCCATGTACAGCCCGATCAGTTCGACGTCCCGTCCGGCCAGGACAGCTGGGGCTATGAGACCAGCCATTCCGTTCCCCGCGTCGACAACCACTGTGAGCCGTCGTCCACCCGTCACCGGCACCAACTGGTTCAAATGGACGACGAACTCGGCGGTAAGGTCACGTTCCTCGTAGCCGCCCTGCACCTCGTCCCCGATGACCACTGAGCCGGCACGTTCCCGCAGCTCGGTGGTAAAACCGGGACGGACGGGAAAGGCATTGGCCATGCAGAATTTCATGCCGTTGTACATCGCCGGGTTGTGGCTGGCTGTGAACTGCACCCCGGGCAGCCCCAGGTGCCCAGAGGCAAACCAGAGCTGGTCGGTGGACGTCAGGCCAAGATTGACAACCGACGCTCCTGCCCTGCGGGCACCATCAGCAAAAGCCATGGACAGCTCTTTCCCGAGCTGCCGCATGTCGCGGCCCATCACGAACGTTTTCCCAGAAAGGCCAAGTAGTTCCACAAAAGCGGCACCCAGCTGACGCGCCCCGTCCAGATCCAGCTCTGGATCCTCACCCGTCACGATGCCGCGAATGTCGTTGGCCTTGAAGATCTGCTGCTTAAGCACGCCTTTGAGCTTAGCGTTCGCGCCCTGGTAGCGGCTCATTCCACGGTCGGAAGCAGGCGAAGATGTCCGCCTTTTCTTTTACCCGGCTTCTTGGGCTTCGGGGCGGGGGCGCGGTCCACAGGAGTGGTCGGCTCATCCTGCTCATCCCGTAACCCAATCTCGCGGACGGCATTCGCCAGCGCCACCAGATCGTCATCAGCCTCTGGTTCATTGCGTCTGCGGTCCAGCGGCAGCCGGATCACCTCCCATCCCATGGGGACAGAGGTCCGGGAGGCATGATCCGCGCACAGATCGAAGGCTCCGGGTACCATGACATCTGCCAGTGGCCCCAGGACTGCGGTCGAATCCGCATAGACATAGGTGAGCGTGGCCACAGCAGGCAGGCCGCAGGCGGTCCGGGAACAACGACGCACCATCGCAGCCTACCGCTTCCCAAGACTAGAGTTGTCGCATGCCACGCAGCCGCGACCGCCACGACCGAGGAATGCATGGGACCATCGCCCTGCCTGATTCCAACAACCGCAAAGCTGTTCCGCTGCATGCCCCAAACCGGGTCGAGTACTTCAACCAATGCGTGAAAGAAGCACTGGCCGCGATCGCTGAGATCGACCCACGGGCCCTTGACGGCACGGTTGTGGGAGTTGAAGACGTCCCTCTTCTCAAGACCGCCTGGTCAGGAGACCGGGTTCCCATGTCAGCTGCGCTGGAGCCGTCCAAGGGACGGCCAGCCCAGATCGTGATCTATGAACGCCCACTGGAACACCGCGCCAGCAACCGCTCGGCACTGCGTGCCCTGGTGCACCGCACGATCGTGGAGCAGCTCAGCGCGCTCACGGAACGTCCAGTCCGCGAATTGCTGGGCTACGAGCCGACAGACTGGGAGGACTGACAGGTCTCGCCGGGATGTAACTATCGGCTCGCTACGCATGGCGGGCTCTGAGAGGTTCCGCCCGCCCATGGGCTGGTACTGCAAACCAGTAGATCCCCACGCACAATCCCTCAGTGCAGTTCTGGGTCGAGCTCGGCCTCCAGCGGAGGAACCCCTCCCGAGCCCATCTGCTCCAGTGGCGCTGCCCAGGATCCGTTGTCCCCCGAGGACACGACAGCGCCGAACAACGGCTGCGCCGACTCGACCACAACTCGCTGACCCAGATCGGCCCCAGCGGGAAGACTGTGGACAGCGGTCTGCCCTGCCCCAACTGACACCGTCGAGGTTTCCTCTGCGCCCCCGGCACCGGTAGCGGTAACAGTGGCCTGAACCTCCGCCTGCCCCGGATTCGTCAGCTGCAGTACCCCACCGGGAGCGGTGAACGTGACCAGAGAGGTCGCCATGGTGACCGGTGCCACCTGAGCAGCATCTCCCAGAGTGAAGGACAGGCCAGCCATCACCGGCTCATCCGAGCTGACCTGAATCGCAGATGCCTCGCCCAGCAGGGCATTTTCCAGCGGGACTGAGACGCTCGAATGGGCCGGGATGCTGATGTTCCCACCTCCCTGCGGCTGGTAGGCGGGCGTGGTTCCGAAAGCGGTCAGGTTCGCAGTCGCGCGGGTCTCACCGGGATTTGCCAGCACCACCACGGTGCTGGTGGCACCTGCCGGGACTCCCGGAATCAGGTGGGAGGTGCCGAGCTGGGAAGGCGCGGATGCTGTGGCACTGGTCTGGGTCTGGGTGACAGCCATCACTGCGGCACGACCTCGGCTGGCTTTGAAGGCCACCCCGACCGGTGTTGCCTCGGAGGTCAGGATCGACAGGGCGATGGTGCGTTCCTGGTGGGCAGCCAGTGCGATACCCCGGGCCCCCAGTGACTGGATCTCACCATCCGCCCCGTAGAGGGTCAGATCGACCGCAGCTTCCGAGGCATCCGGGTTCACGAGCCGAAGCTGGGTGTCCGCTGTCGCGGGAAGCGCGATGACGCCCTGCGACACGGGTTTGACGCACTGCGTCAGGGTGCGCACAGAACCGGTCCCTGCCAGGGCACCACCCACCGGCGTGGTGGTGCCCTCGGCGACGACCGAGCTCTCCTGTTCCCGCAGCACGGCACGATCCGTTTCGCTGGCCGGCCCTCCCAGAGGAGTGACGGTGGTGGTGTTGTCTACCATCACGGTTGCACCGGAGGCAGCAGGAACGCACACCACCTTCGACGACCGCGCCGCCTCGACAGTGCTGACTCGCGGCAAGTCAGCCGGGGTCAGGGTGGTGATCCCTATGACGATGCCGGTCAGGGCCGCAAACCCGATGAGGGTTTCAAGAACGCGCCGCATCATTCCTCCAGTCCACGACGGGCAGCCGAAGAGCCACCGATGGTGGGGGCGGCCAGGCCCGCGATCAACACCACGACACCGATCTGCAGGCCGAACGTCCCCCAGCTGGGAGCCAATTGCCAGCTCAGCTGTCCCTCAGCCCCGGCAGGAACGGTGAAAGACACATTTTCGTCACCGGAGATCCGGCTGAGTTCCTGTCCACCAATGCTGACCCGCCAGCGGTCGTCAGAGGGCTCAGCCAACACGAGGCGCCGCTCGGCGCCAGAGGCTGAGACATAGCCTTCCAGAACAGCCTGGCTGCTCTCGCCGTCGATGATGCGAGCGCGGGCTGGCAACTCCACCACAGTCCATATCACGACATCCTGGTCCAGTGGAGCAGACGTCAATCCGGCTGCGTTCCCCACGGCAGCCAGTTGCTCAGCGCTGAACCCCTTCATCCAGACGTGACCGACTCCAAGTGCTTTCAGCCGGTCCGCCAGGTCCTCTGGGGTATCACCGCCGCCAAACAGCTGAACCAGCGCCGCGAAATCGTTGTAGAAGGCCCCGACCGGATTGCGTTCCGCCGTACCCCAGGTGGGCTGGGAGGAGTCGGCCACATTCCACTTCAACCCTCCGTCGGATTTTGCCTCGATCATCAGGACCCGCGTCTGGCGAGCCGACACGATCACGTCATGGACATACCCCAGCTGGGAGGGGTGATTGGACACTGGCCCGGCGAAGCCCATCACAGCCCACACCCCAGCCGCCAGCAGCGATGCTGCGGTCAACCCTGAGAGCAGGACCCGCAGGTCGAGGCGTGCTTGCTCATCCCGGAGCCTCATGGCGATGACCGGAGCCAGCAGCCCTGCGACGGTCAACAAGGCCCAGCCGGAGAGCAGGGCCCGGGCCTCCCCGCCGTTGACCGGCAGCGCAGTGCGGGAAAGCACCACACCGATGACCAGCGGAACACCGATTCCGGCGATGGCAACCATGCGGTAGCGCGTGCTACGGAGAGTGCAGATGGCATACCCCGCAGCCAGACCCAGCACCGCGAAGAACGCTATGTTGGCCCACTGCGGCAGCCCGGAAGGCAGGATACGGCCGAATAGGGTGGCCAGGGACGCTGGTGGCCAGGCGGGCCAGGCGAGCGGATCCGGCCCTGTCAGGATGCGTCCCGGATGGGAGAACAAGGACGGGAACCAAGGCGCCAGGAAAGCCGCCGGCAGAACGATGGCGATCATCACGGGAAGCCAGACGTGACGGTCACGGATCACCCAGATGATCCCGCCAACCAAGCCGAGCGGCAGAAGAACAGGCCATGCTGCGGCCCCCACCAGCAGCCAACCGGCAGCACTCGCAGGGGCCCGGAGTCTTTCGGCGCCAGTGCTGTCGTCAATTGCGATCCTGTGTATCGCGGAGGCTAGCTGAGGCAGCACTATCGCCAACACCATCCCCGCGATGTCGCCGGCAGTGACCAGGCCCAGCAGGATGACGGCACCAGCCCAGACACCTGAGGCGATTGCGGAAGTGGTCAAGGTGACCCCGCAACGACGTAGGAAGCTGTGAGCGGACAACGCCGCCAGCAAGGGCGCCAACCCCAAAGCGAGAAAAACCAGGAGCTGTGGGCTTCCGAATGCCAGGGTCGACAGAAAAGCCCCGATCGACAGCCAGGGAGCATCAGCCCCCGCTGCTCCGGCCACAGGACTCAGCGCAAGCTCCCAGGCCTTACCGAGAGTGGCCGGAGCAGGGAGCAGTCCACCGCCAAAAACGTCTCCGAGTCCGAACAGCCCCCGCAGCGCTACCCCTCCAGCGACGATTAGCAGCAGGGTGAGAATCGACAGTGGGGCGAGGAATCGCCGCCGCGTGGGACCACCTGCAAAGTCGTCGCCCGTCATCTCATCGATACTGAATCCTGACTCCTGGCTGGTGAAGTCACGATAACGATCGGCCATATCGGCGCCCAGCCGGTCGAGCGCATTGCGGACAGGCCAGTGACGGCTGGGCAACAGGTGAGAAACGTCTATGCGATCCACTGAGCGAGCAGCAAGGTGTGCGACCTGGTCCCGGGTCGCGATAAACCGCCTGGCGGCTCTGAGTTCAGCACCTGCCAGCCGCGGTGACTTCGCAAGCAGGAAACCCAGGGACCGCAGGACACTGCCCACCACGAGCCGGGCGGTCTTAGATGGCTTCGGGCCGCGGGCGGCAGCCACTCGTAGAGCGGCCAGGCGATCGACTTCATGCGACTCCCGGGCGAAAGCACCGCGCCGCTCCCCCGTCCGTCCGGACTGGCGATGCGTCAGTGCCGCATCGGGCCAGGTGATGACGCCGTAGCCGGCCTCGTTGGCACGCCAGCCGAAATCCACCCCATCACGGTGCAGTGGCAGTTCCGGGGCAAGCCCACCCAGCTGGTGCCAGACATCGCCTCGGATGAGCATCCCTGCCGTCGATCCACCCAATATCGGCTGTGAGATCTCCTGGCCCTGATCGATATCACCCTCATCGACGGTCCCCACACGCCGTCCCGTCGGGGTAATGGACTGTCCAACCTCCGCGAGAGTCTCAGGATAGTTCCGGCGGCGCGGCTGAAGCAGCTTCGGGAATATGACTGCAGCCCCCGTGCTGGAGGCGCCACGCAGTAACTGCCCTAGAGCATCCGGGTGGGGCGCTGAATCGTCATGCAACAGCCAGATCCATGGGGCATGGGGCGGCAGTGCCGCGGCAACTGCCGCCCCAAAGCCGAAATCAGGATTCCCCCTGACAACGCTACTGATGACTCCAGCCGCACGAGCCTGCTCCAGCAGTCGGCCCGACTCATCGGTGGAGCCGTTGTCCACTGCTATGAGAATCCCAGGCCTAGGGTTCAGAGCGGAAAGTGCGCGAAGCTGACGCGGTAACCACTCGCCCGCATTGTGAACCACCATGACCGCGGCAACCATGCGCGGATCTATCGTCTCGAATGGCTCGGAATCCGACTCCTCGTCGATCCAGGCCCAGAGATTGTCTGTTGTCGCCTGACCCGTCAAGCCGGTTCCTCCTGTCAGCAGACCCCTAGATTCTCTAGCGGCACTCCCAGACGATAGCCCACTCGACGCCCCGACGGCTCAGCGGAACCACTTCAGATAGCCTGGCGTTTCAACTTTCGGCGTTCACGTTCCGAAAGCCCTCCCCAGATTCCGAAACGTTCATCATTGGCCAACGCGTATTCCAAGCACTCAGCGCGTACTGTGCAACTCGAGCACACGCGCTTCGCCTCGCGGGTTGACCCCCCCCTTCTCCGGGAAAAATGCCTCAGGATCCGTCTGTGCACACAGTGCATGCTGGTGCCAGGCGAATTCATCTTCGGCGTTCACCCCCAACGTCCAGATGTCGTCCATTTTGCCCCCTCTCTGGCCCAAATTACACACGTGCGGTTCCTTCGCGTCAAGCCCGTCCGGCGAGTCGGCTTGCATCGAGGCCGGGCGGACAATCCAGCTTGTATCCACAACCGTCCCCCATCTCCCTGAAGGGCGAAACCGCCAGGAAAAACCACTGTCCCGTTCTCACCGTCAAGACCATCGCGGCCAGCATGCCGGACAATCTGACGCCTCCATGGGCGTGTCTGCCAGAGGGATGGGATCCCCGGCAGTAAGATTAAATTGAAGGTTGAAGATATGCGTCAATCCTACCTGTGCCACGGAGGGGAGCAATCCAGATCCCTAGCCCCAACTGTCCTCCGTTTGGCTAGGCAGTCACATGCTTGTCGTCCTCATGGCCAGGTACACCCCTCTCCGGCCATGAGAACGTTCTCTCGTCAGGCGTATTCGGCACCAAGGTGATCATGGACCAGGGCGACCAGTTCCCGGATCCTCCCGGTCTCGGCAAGAGGCGCGACGAGAGTCGCAGTCAGGGTATGGACCACGAGACAGTCACGGAGACCCAGAGTGGCCACAACATGCCCGTCACTAGTGGTGTTGATGATCACGCAGCCTGAAGAGTCCAAGGTTATGCTGCGCCCATCAACGCGGTTTCCATGCTCATCCAGTAGGAACTGCTCAGCAAGATTCTGATAACTGCCCACGTCGATCCAGGATGTTTCCAGCCCGACCGTGAGCACCTCGGCGCTGCCCTGGCCCAGAGAGACAGGCTGCATGATCGCGTAGTCGACAGAAGTCTTCTGAAGGCTGGGGAACAACTCGTCTAGGAGTTCATTGTGCGCAGCAATTCTGCGCACTTTCTCAGCAGTGTCTGGCACAAGCGTCTCCAGCTGGGCCAGAAGTGTCGCGGCACGCCAGACGAACATCCCGGCATTCCACCAGTACTCCCCGGAGGCAACGTAGCGCCTCGCGACAGACAGCTCGGGCTTCTCTTTGAACTCCGAGACCCGCCAGACCCCTCTCAGCCCGTCGACAGGGCTATCGCGATGCAGGTAACCAAATCCCGTATGGGGCTCGGTCGGGAGCACCCCCATGGTCACCAGCGCTTGCTCCCTGAACTCAGCAACCTCGAATGCGAGTTCCAGGGTCGCGCGGAACTCTTCGGCAGGGGTGATGATGTGATCGGCACTCAGCATCGCTACCACGGCCTCAGGGTCCCGGCGCTCGAGGACCGCCGCCGACCAGGCGACTGCACTCAGCGAGTCGCGGCCCACAGGTTCTCCCAGCAAATTCTCCTCCGGGAGCTCCGGAAGCTGCCGGGCAACGACATCCGCATATGTCCGGGACGTGCACACGAGAATCCGGGCATCGGGTACAAGGCCCGCCACCCGTTCATATGCGAGCCGCAACAGGCTCTTGCCGTCGAACAACTCCAAAAGCTGCTTGGGCGTTCCCTGCCTGGAGAGAGGCCACAACCTCGTGCCCGAACCGCCCGCCATGATCACCACGTAGCGCATGCGAAGACTCTAGTGGGACGCGACGCCCTTACCTGGGCGATTCACAGAACCAAGAGATCGTGTCTGTGGAAATCATCTGCGTGGTGGCACCACGGGGATCCCGTGCTCTAGTCAATGAAACCTCGCCAGCGACGGCCCAGGGAAACGTGAGCTCCTGGTCTTCACTGGCGAGCTCTCTAAGATCAGGGCATGTTCATCAAGCAGCTCCACGC
The sequence above is drawn from the Arachnia rubra genome and encodes:
- a CDS encoding RDD family protein, whose translation is MQYSASQPSAGWYPDPAGSGDERYWDGATWSSVTRPNSRPAAQSSYGNAPGRSQDRSRYAGWWSRCAATLLDALVLAIPSQIVAEAFAPGSLERLQAWMYEMIRASQYYSSETLDALTAEMQPAMLVITVLGVIYRAVLVAVCGGTVGKMIMRIRVTRASDPSQRTPGLWRSIIRAVGVEVIGLIGRAVVFLPVVSYLMPLFTQKKQTVHDMMAGTIVVKK
- a CDS encoding DUF3039 domain-containing protein, which encodes MSELSPGSQTVLDERTELRDSDDHERFSHYVPKNKLVKAMVTGTPVVALCGKVWVPSRNPEKYPVCPECKEIWQSMKPGDPEN
- the ahcY gene encoding adenosylhomocysteinase yields the protein MTFDFRVADLSLAGFGREEITLAEHEMPGLMAMRERYAASQPLAGARIAGSIHMTVQTAVLIETLVALGAEVRWASCNIFSTQDHAAAAIVVGPDGTPDDPKGVPVFAWKGETLQEYWWCTRQILDWPGEKRPNLILDDGGDATLFVHEGVAAQRAGAVPIDEPTDSEEALALKAALREALGELDFEALAAGILGVTEETTTGVHRLYEMHRGGNLLFGAINVNDSVTKSKFDNKYGCRHSLIDGINRATDVLIGGKVAVVCGYGDVGKGCAESLRGQGARVIVTEVDPICALQAAMDGFQVARLESVVGIGDIFVTATGGRDIILEEHMSQMKHQAIVGNIGHFDNEIDMAGLAARDDVTKVEIKPQVAKWIYPDGHAVIVLSEGRLLNLGNATGHPSFVMSNSFTNQVLAQMELFTRTDAYPPGVYLLPKHLDEEVARLHLPSLGVELSTLTQAQADYLGVPVNGPFKSDHYRY
- a CDS encoding type II 3-dehydroquinate dehydratase, whose translation is MRAAYVLNGPNLGRLGRRQPEVYGHTTHADLAAHLVEYGRGVGLEVEVRQTDYEGRYIEWLHEAADAGVSCVLNAGAWTHYSYAVADAAALVTYVEVHISNVHAREDFRHHSVLSAKAAGIIVGCGLRGYDLALTHLAAGVDSGA
- a CDS encoding SIS domain-containing protein encodes the protein MSQRWFDDARLEADDLVDNDSLWWLASAGARIRWAALSEPVGRLARADRPRGVLVLGAEARLVRAVLEPTCPVPFTAWPGPALPAWLGPLDLVVALGSHDAPAWEVRCLAEAVRRGATIIAAAPAESALAAAGAGPLTTHLPTPHDDPMAAAIAVLALLGQLELGPAVDVELAAAAADSVAARCSPGRPLGDNPGKDLAVGLADSFPLVWGGTTLAGRASRRIAETLRRASGRLALAADAEELEAVLCNSPRRDVFTDPFEQQAESYPALLLLDADQVPEPMTETARRLTRLANDIGVRVCHITSGLAELGASDVERYVTLLLQGRYAATYLGIGLGGTQA
- a CDS encoding Trm112 family protein; translation: MSEAAMDLSAEFLAIAACPACHAKFAVDYDRSELVCTSATCGLTYPVEDGIPVLLVDQARGTL